The genomic DNA AAGCTGCTGTGCGAAGAGCGGCTGCGGATCGAGGGGCGACGGGTGGTGGTGGCGGGCGAGAGTCCCGCCGAGCCGCGCGCCATCGTCTCGCCGGCGCCTTCGGCGGAATGAAGCGCCGCCGCGCCCGGGCTCAGCGGGCGCCGGAGGGCGGCGTGCGGGCGAGGATGGTGCGGATCAGGTCGGTGGTCGCGTGGCGCTTCGGGTCGCCGGCGATCAGGACCTCGATGCCCAACTCCTCGTGGGCCCGGCGCTCCTCTTCCGGAAGCGTTCCGGGCCGATAGTCGGTCCCCTTCACGTGGAACCGGGGCCGCAGCAGCCGGAGCGTCGCCGCTGCCGTGCGCTCCGGGAACCAGGTCACGTAGTCGACGGCCCGGAAGGCGGCCACCACCAGCAGCCGGCCGGGGAGGGGGACGATCGGCCGGCCCGGGCCGCGCAGAGCTTCGGCCGAAGCGTCGTCGTTCAGGGCGACGACGAGCAGCCCGCACCGGGCACGGGCGTCGGCGAGGTACCGGGCGTGCCCGACGTGGACGAGGTCGAACAGGCCGTTCGCGAGCGCGACCGGGCCCGCCGCGCCGGAGCGAACGAGACGGGCCAGGCGCTCCCTCGGGAGGATCTTGTCGCGGGGGTCGCGCACGGCTCACCAGGATTCCCGGATGGCGGTCCGGAGCTCGGCGGGTTCGACGGTGGCGGTTCCCCGTTTCATCACCACCAGACCGCCGGCGATGTTCGCCAGCTCGGCCGCCTCCCTCCAGCTTCCGCCGGCTGCGCGTGCCGCGGTGAACACGGCGATCACCGTGTCCCCGGCTCCGGTCACGTCGGCGACCTCGTCGCTTCCGAAGACCGGGATGCGCACGGGCCGGCGCCGGGTTTCGAAGAGGGTCATCCCGCGGCTCCCCCGGGTCACCAGGAGGGCCGCCGAGCGGAGGAGCCTCCGCAGCTCCCGGCCGGCACGCTCGATCGAGACCTCGTCGTCGTCGTCGAGCGGTCGTCCCACCGCCCGCTCGACCTCCTCGAGGTTCGGGGTCGCCGCGTCGACCCCCCGGTATCGCGGGAGGTCGAACCGGCTGTCGAGCGTGATCGGGCCGGGGCCGGGCCCGAGCGAGCCGATCCAGTCCGGCCCCAGCAGGCCGTACCCGTAGTCGGCGAGCAGGAGCGCGGCGCCGCGGCGGCGGCGGCGGCGGGCGGCCGCCAGCAACCTCCGCCGGAGAGCGGGCCGCACCGCGTGATCGCGACCGCCGCGGTCGATCCGGACGATCTGCTGCTTCGCGGTGTGCGGGCTCCCGGCGAGGATGCGCGTCTTGGCGGGCGTGACGTACTCCGGGTCCGGAACGAGCGACGACACGTCGACTCCCCGCTCCGCCAGGAGCCGCCGCAGGCGCTCGCCCCGGCGGTCGCCGCCCACCCTACCCACGAGGCCGGTCCGGACTCCGAGCGCCGCCAGGTTGGCGGCGGTGTTCCCGGCGCCGCCGGGAGCCAGATCGGTCCGCCGGTGGTTCAGGATCAACACCGGCGCCTCCCGGGAGACGCGGGCGATCTCTCCGTACTCGAACTCGTCGAGGACGGCATCGCCGACGACGACGACCTCGGTCGCCGCCAGCGCATCGACCAGCTCGAGCAGGCGCTCCCGCGACGGCCGGCGGCTCATCGGCCCGCTCCGAGGCGCGCCTGGATGTACCGCCACGCCCCGGCGAGGTCGTCCGCGATCCAGTCCGGCCAGACGTCGCTCGCCGCACCCTTCCAGAGGATCTCGCCCCGGCCGTAGCCGGTGCGCAGCATCACCGTCGCCGCGACGCCAGCCGCCCGGCCGGCGCCCACGTCCTTGAAGCTGTCGCCGACGACGAAGCTCCGCGACAGGTCGATCCCGAGCTCCCGGGCCGCCTGCTCCAGCATGCCGGGACCGGGCTTCCGGCACCGGCAGCGCCGCCGGATGCCCGGGGGGCCGAGCTCCGGGTGGTGCACGCAGGCGTAGTAGCCGTCGAGTCCGGCCCCCTCCCTGGCGAGGAGGGCGAACAGGCGCTCGCGCGTCTCCTCGACGACGTGGAGCGGGAAATAGCCGCGCGCGACGCCGGCCTGGTTCGTGCAGACGACGGCCGCGAGCCCGGCGGCGCGGACCTCCCGCAGCACCGCCGCGGCCTGCGGCATCAGCTCGAGGCGGTCGGGGTGATTGACGTACCCCACCTCCCGGCAGAGCGTGCCGTCCCGGTCGAAGAACACCGCCGCCCGGCTCACGGCGCCTCTCCTCGGGACGCCGCCGGCCCGGCGGTCGGAACGCCGCGGTAGCGCCGTCCGAGCGAGGGCGGCTCGTTCGGCGGGGGCGGCTTCCAGCGGTCGTGGAGCCAGAGCCAAGTCTCCGGCCGCTCGCGGATCCAACCCTCGATCCGCTGCGTGGCGGCGAGGGTGAGGCGGGCGACGCGCTCTTCGAGGTCGCCCCCCTCCGGCGGTTCCAGGGCGGGGAAGTAGCGGATGTCGTACCCGCCGTCGGGGCGCGGGACGGAGACGACCGGCACCGCGGGCGCGCCGAGCCGCAGCGCGAGGTGCCCGAGGGCCGGTGTCACCGCGGCGAGTTTTCCGAGGAACGGAAGCCACAGCCGCGGAGGGCCGGAGACGTGCTGGTCGATGAGGATCGCCACGGACCTTCCCTCGCGGAGCGAGCGGACGGCGCGCCGGAGCGCGCCGCGGC from Acidobacteriota bacterium includes the following:
- a CDS encoding D-glycero-beta-D-manno-heptose 1-phosphate adenylyltransferase, with the protein product MRDPRDKILPRERLARLVRSGAAGPVALANGLFDLVHVGHARYLADARARCGLLVVALNDDASAEALRGPGRPIVPLPGRLLVVAAFRAVDYVTWFPERTAAATLRLLRPRFHVKGTDYRPGTLPEEERRAHEELGIEVLIAGDPKRHATTDLIRTILARTPPSGAR
- a CDS encoding sugar kinase; protein product: MSRRPSRERLLELVDALAATEVVVVGDAVLDEFEYGEIARVSREAPVLILNHRRTDLAPGGAGNTAANLAALGVRTGLVGRVGGDRRGERLRRLLAERGVDVSSLVPDPEYVTPAKTRILAGSPHTAKQQIVRIDRGGRDHAVRPALRRRLLAAARRRRRRGAALLLADYGYGLLGPDWIGSLGPGPGPITLDSRFDLPRYRGVDAATPNLEEVERAVGRPLDDDDEVSIERAGRELRRLLRSAALLVTRGSRGMTLFETRRRPVRIPVFGSDEVADVTGAGDTVIAVFTAARAAGGSWREAAELANIAGGLVVMKRGTATVEPAELRTAIRESW
- a CDS encoding HAD-IIIA family hydrolase, with amino-acid sequence MDPRAAGDLALAPRPLEAAPAERAALARTALPRRSDRRAGGVPRRGAVSRAAVFFDRDGTLCREVGYVNHPDRLELMPQAAAVLREVRAAGLAAVVCTNQAGVARGYFPLHVVEETRERLFALLAREGAGLDGYYACVHHPELGPPGIRRRCRCRKPGPGMLEQAARELGIDLSRSFVVGDSFKDVGAGRAAGVAATVMLRTGYGRGEILWKGAASDVWPDWIADDLAGAWRYIQARLGAGR